Proteins from a genomic interval of Streptomyces sp. NBC_00820:
- a CDS encoding inositol monophosphatase family protein: MIDDTETWRSPLDEVLGGEFLARHSGDVEEAVRKAAATEILPRFRRLAEHEVDEKSGPHDLVTDADRLAERQLTGTLGALLPGSVVVGEEAVHANPATYDALQGDAPVWIIDPVDGTRQFVRGDDGFATLVALAHRGTVLASWTYAPARDQLATAVRGQGAFLDGERLFAGLPAPGQDLRVATSHPDFTTDEQKRTLRALATDGVAPRPCGAAGLEYLAIARGELDAVAFDWEAAWDHAAGLLLVEEAGGTHLTMSGEPFRVTGGNALPFTAARDAATARRVAEMLRTGA; the protein is encoded by the coding sequence ATGATCGACGACACGGAAACCTGGCGGTCCCCCCTGGACGAAGTCCTCGGCGGAGAGTTCCTCGCCCGCCACTCCGGCGACGTGGAGGAAGCGGTCCGCAAGGCGGCCGCGACCGAGATCCTGCCCCGCTTCCGCAGGCTCGCCGAGCACGAGGTGGACGAGAAGAGCGGGCCGCACGACCTGGTGACCGACGCCGACCGCCTCGCCGAGCGGCAGCTCACCGGGACCCTCGGTGCCCTGCTGCCGGGTTCGGTGGTCGTCGGCGAGGAGGCCGTGCACGCCAACCCCGCGACCTACGACGCGCTCCAGGGCGACGCACCGGTCTGGATCATCGACCCGGTCGACGGCACAAGGCAGTTCGTACGCGGCGACGACGGCTTCGCCACGCTCGTCGCCCTCGCCCACCGAGGCACCGTCCTCGCCTCCTGGACCTATGCCCCCGCCAGGGACCAGCTCGCCACGGCCGTGCGCGGGCAGGGCGCCTTCCTGGACGGCGAGCGGTTGTTCGCCGGGCTGCCCGCACCCGGCCAGGACCTCCGAGTGGCCACCTCCCACCCGGACTTCACCACCGACGAGCAGAAGCGCACGCTGCGCGCCCTGGCGACCGACGGAGTCGCCCCGCGCCCCTGCGGAGCGGCCGGTCTGGAGTATCTGGCCATCGCACGGGGGGAGTTGGACGCCGTCGCCTTCGACTGGGAGGCGGCCTGGGACCACGCGGCGGGCCTCCTCCTGGTCGAGGAGGCGGGCGGCACCCATCTCACCATGTCGGGGGAGCCGTTCCGCGTGACCGGCGGCAACGCGCTGCCGTTCACCGCCGCCCGTGACGCCGCCACCGCCCGCCGCGTCGCGGAGATGCTGCGCACCGGCGCCTGA